The Oryzihumus leptocrescens sequence CAGACCGCGCGGGCCAGTGACAGCGCGAACCGCCCGGCCTCGTCGGTCCACCACTGGTCCAGCACGAAGCCGGCCGCCTCGAGCTCGGTGGCGACCTTGTCCCGGCGGAACTTCGCGGAGATCTCGGTGCGCATCTGCTCGCCCTCGGCGAAGTCGACCTCGAGGCCGATCCCGGGCACCCGGACGTGCATGGCTCGGGTGGCGACGAGGCGCATCTCGATCCACTCGTTCTCGGCGTCCCACACCGCCCGGTGCGTGAACGCCTCGACGTCGAAGTCGGCGCCCAGCTCGCGGTTGAGCACCCGCAGCACGTTGCGGTTGAACTCCGCGGTCACCCCGGCCGCGTCGTCGTACGCCGCGACGAGGGTCCCCTCGTCCTTGACCAGGTCGGTGCCGAGGAGCAACCACTCACCGGGCTGGAGCACGTCGCGCACGCTGTGCAGGAACCCGGCGCGCTCGGCCGGCAACAGGTTGCCGATGGTGCCGCCGAGGAAGGCGACCAGGCGCGGCTGCTCGCCCGGCAGCCGGCTCAGGTGCTCGGTGAAGTCGCCCACGACCCCGTGGATGGTCAGTCCCGGGTAGTCGGCGTCGATCGCCTCGACCGCCTCGCGCAGGGCCGTGCCGGAGACGTCCAGCGGCACGAACGTGCGCAGCGAACCGTTGTCCCGCAACGCATCCAGCAGCAGGCGGGTCTTCTCCGAGGAGCCCGAGCCCAGCTCGACCAG is a genomic window containing:
- the egtD gene encoding L-histidine N(alpha)-methyltransferase is translated as MTQVDTYLTADDAATALRSDAERGLTSTPKWLPPKWFYDARGSELFEDITRLPEYYPTRAEREILGARAAGIAAHTGAQTLVELGSGSSEKTRLLLDALRDNGSLRTFVPLDVSGTALREAVEAIDADYPGLTIHGVVGDFTEHLSRLPGEQPRLVAFLGGTIGNLLPAERAGFLHSVRDVLQPGEWLLLGTDLVKDEGTLVAAYDDAAGVTAEFNRNVLRVLNRELGADFDVEAFTHRAVWDAENEWIEMRLVATRAMHVRVPGIGLEVDFAEGEQMRTEISAKFRRDKVATELEAAGFVLDQWWTDEAGRFALSLARAV